Part of the Sporomusa termitida genome, TTCAGAAGGATTTTTGCCAGTAAAACTTAGCGGGCCTTTTTCGCCTGTGCTTCCAGTTTAGCCACCCGGTCTGCGGTTGACGGATGGGTGCTGAAAAGGCTGACCATCATGCTGCGTGCCCCGCTGAGAGGATTGACAATGAACAGATGCGAGGTGGCTGGTGTCGCTGCCGGCATTACCTTATGCCGGGCATAATATTCAATTTTCTTTAACGCACTGGCCAGTGCCAGCGGATTGCCGGAAACAGTGCCGCCTGTTTCATCGGCAATATACTCACGTGAACGGGAAACACCAAACTGAATCAGCGTGGCTGCCAGCGGTGCCAGCACTACCAAAAAGACAAACTCGACAATCCCGCCGATACCGCCTTCTCCATCATCACTGCGGCCAAAGCCCAGGATGGCCGACCATTGGGCAATGTTGGCAATCATGGTTATGACACCGGCCACACTGGCAACGATGGTGCTGATCAGGGTATCGCGATTTTTAATATGAGCCAGTTCGTGGGCGACAACGCCTTCCAGCTCTTCATAATTGAGGGCCCGCATAATCCCGGTGGTTACAGCCACAACCCCATGCTCAGGGTCACGACCGGTGGCAAAAGCATTCGGGACATCGGTATTGATAATATACACCTTAGGCATCGGCATCCTGGCTTTTTGGGCCAGACCACTCACCAGCCGGAGCAAATCCGGTGCACTCTGCGGTGTAACCTCCTGGGCGCCATACATTTTTAATACAATCTTATCACTGTACCAGTAGCTGGCAAAGTTCATCACAATCGAGATAACAAACATCAAGGTCATGCCTTTGGTGCCGCCGAAAAAAGCACCGACTGCAACCAGCAATCCTGTCAGCGCAGCAAGTAAAACAGTAGTCTTAAGTGTGTTCATTAAGACACCTCCATAGTATTTATATTAAAGTTAATTTTTACAGTCTTAATATGTCACGCTAGCTGAAGATGACATCGCCCCTCCATTTCATTTATTATCTAAGTTAATTATAAGTGATTTACTTATAATTAACAATAGTCATTTAAGCCCGAATTTCCCTGTCTTTTGTGATAGCGGCCAAGATATTTATACTGTTGTCCTGTATCTTCTCCACAAGAATTGGCTTTGAGTAATCCCGTCTGTATCTGAATAACAATTCAAAAACTACTGACCTAACCGGTGGCAGGCTCTATTTCGGCCTGGCTTATTCGTATGCTTTCTGTTAGCTTAGTATTTGCTTTTTATCAACAATCCAGCCTTGTTTGGCGTAACATCGCGAAAAAAACATATACGATTTTGCGGCAAGAGCCTGTTGGCTGACAAAGGGTTTATTGTCACAGGCCTTGAATAGGAATAATAAACTAAACCCCAAGGGACGGTGTATTCAATGAATGATTTATTTGCAGGCATTGTATTGATTTTGCTTATTATTAACGGCAGTTTACTCCTGCTGATTCTGATAAAAACACATAAATCGGGCCAGACCGATTTAGCCCCGTTTAAACAGCTGGCCTATAACCAGGAACGTACTGAGGCTATGGTAAGGGACGAACTGGGAAAGAATCGCCAGGAATTGACCTTTAACACCAAAGCCCTGCGCGAAGAGCTGACAATGCAGCTGCATAGCTTCACCAATGCTAATGATCAGAAATTCAACCGTCTTATCCAGCTTAATGAACACAAGCTTGATAAAATCCGGGAAACTGTAGAAGGGAAACTTACATCGATCCAGAGCGATAACAGCAAGAAACTCGAAGAAATGCGCATAACGGTTGATGAAAAATTACATGCCACATTAGAAAAACGCCTGGGCCAATCGTTTCAACTGGTGAGTGAGCGACTGGAGCTGGTGCATAAAGGCCTGGGTGAAATGCAGCAGCTGGCCTCCGGGGTCGGGGATCTTAAAAAAGTCTTATCCAATGTAAAAACGCGGGGCATTTGGGGTGAGATGCAATTGGCTTCCTTGCTGGAGCAAGTGTTAACACCGGAACAGTATGCGGCCAATGTGGCCACCAAGCCTGGCAGCCAGGACCGGGTGGAATTTGCCATCAGGCTGCCGGGTAAGGATAAAAACGATGCCGTAGTCTGGCTGCCGATTGATGCCAAATTTCCCCAGGAAGATTACCTTAGGCTGTTGGAAGCGCAGGAAATGTCCAATCCCGAGTTAGTAGCAGGTGCTGCCGCCGGCCTGGAGGCACGAATTCGTCAAGAAGCCAAAACAATCAAAGAAAAATATATTGATCCGCCTAATACCACTGATTTTGCGATACTGTTTCTGCCGGTGGAAGGCCTGTATGCCGAGGTATTGCGCCGGCCTGGGTTGTGCGACAGCCTGCAGCGCGAATACCGTATTAACATTACCGGGCCAACAACACTCGCGGCGCTGCTCAATAGCCTGCAAATGGGTTTTAGAACCCTGGCTATTGAAAAACGCTCCAGTGACGTCTGGTCGCTGCTCGGAGCTGTAAAAACCGAATTCGGCAAGTTTGGTGATGTTCTTACTAAAACTAAGGAAAAGCTGGATCAAGCCAGTAAACAGCTTGATGCCGCCACCGTACGCACCAGGGCTATTGAAAGAAAACTAAAGGGCGTGGCCCAGTTACCGGCACCGGAGATGATTAACGTACCGGAAGAATATGCAAGCGGCGATGCGGAATAATAAAGACCCCCGCTGCCTTTACCGAGGCAGGGGAGCCAGTCGTATTAATGTTTGATTTTTGTGGTGAGGGCTTTCAGGAGATAGCCGGATATAATCACCGCCAAAGTAAGGCCGGTTTTAAAAAACAGTACATGCTTACTGAGATATGTTCCCACTACCTCGTCGCTGACAATCAGCTCGGCCGCTGCGTAGCCAAGTATACCGGCGCCGAGATAGATGATAGACGGGAATCGATTCATCAGCTTTATGAGCAGCTGGGCGCCGAATACCACCAGCGGGATGCTGGTGGTAAGCCCCATGGTAATCAGGCCGTACTTGCCTGAGGGGACGGTTTGTGAAATAGCGGCTAATGCCAGCACATTGTCCAGGCTCATAATAAGGTCGGCAACCAGAATAATTTTGATAGCTTCCCGGTAAGATGCGGCTTTGCGGTACCCCCTTTCCTTGCTATTATCTCTTAACAGGCTAAAGGAGATATACAGGAGTGCCAGACCGCCCAGGAATTGCAGGAAGGGCACCTCCAGGAGCTGGGCGGCAACAAAGGTAAGAATAATTCTTAGAATAACTGCTCCCAGGCTGCCCCACAGGATCGCCTTCCGCCGCTGGGCAACAGGCAGGTTTTTGCTGGCTAATGCAATAATGACAGCATTGTCACCGCTTAATACCAGGTTGATCAAAAGTATACTTCCCAGAGCCATGAACCACTCAGGCCCGATTGATCCCCAAAAATCCATTACTTATCCTCCTCTATCCCTACTATTGTATTAGTGTCACAAGAGCGGCAGACTATAAAACCCTGATCATGTTAGATTTTAGTCTGGTTCCTCCCTTTACAAAAAATAAAAAGACCTCAGGTACGCATAAAAATACATACCGAAGGTCTCACTATTGATTATACCAACGACAGCGCCAGATGCCGGCGGCACCGTAGGTTGACGTTATCTGGCCGTTACTGCCAACGATTGGCGCAATATTGCTTAACTGAACTATAACCGGCCTTAGGGCCGGGGCGGGTTAGCCAAGGGCATAATACTCATTCGCATCAATATGTACCCACAGATGACGAACGGCAAATTCAGCGGCATTCTCGGCCGCTCCTTCCCCGATCGGCTGCAGCAGCCTGGCGCGGGCCTGCTCAAGCGTGCTGAAATCACCGCGGACAGTAAAAATTCCGTAAGAAAAATCATCAATCATCACATGGAAACGTGTCATTCCCAACTGGTCTCCCTCTCCGGGACCAGCATAGAAGATGGTGGCTGGCGATCCTGTCGGCGATGCGACATCGGTTAAAACCTGCATGTTCTTTTCTAACACTGACATATCTTTTCCTCCTTTTGACTTCTTTACTTTTTATTATACATGGATAAAAACAATCATGCTATTTTAGTAAATAAAGTAAACTCTTATCTGTCTGAAAATAACTTATTAATTACTCGCTGCAAATAACATTGCCGTAATTGCCTACAGATTTTGTTTGCTATTTGCCATTTTTATCTTATTCATAGTTGATTTTATTGCTTAATTTCGTTATTATTTAAATAGCATTAGCACTCAGTAGTTAAGAGTGCTAATAACAACTCTACCGATAATGGAGGTTAATATGGCCCAAGAAGCAATCAACAAACAAACCAAAGAATTTCAGGCTGAGACCAAGCAATTACTGGATTTAATGGTGCACTCTATTTACACTAACCGGGAAATATTCCTGCGCGAGCTGATTTCCAATGCCTCAGATGCCATTGACAAGGTTAGGTTTGAAGCTTTAACCAATCATGCCCTGCTGGAAGACAATGCTGATTTTGAAATTTTTATTCTGCCTGATGAAGCTACGAACACGCTGACTATTGCGGATAACGGTATGGGTATGACCTACGAGGAAGTTATTGAGAACATCGGCACAATTGCCAAATCAGGCACCAAAGCCTTTCTAGACAAAGTAAAAGCGGCCGGTTCAGCAGCCGATACAGAGCTAATCGGCCAGTTTGGCGTTGGTTTCTACTCTGCTTTCATGGTGGCCGAAAAAGTAACGCTGGTCACCCGTGCTCCCGGGCAGTCCCAAGGTGTCCGCTGGGAATCGGCTGGCGATGGAACTTATACAATTGAAGAAATTGAAAAGGAAACCCGCGGGACCACACTTATCCTGACCCTTAAGGAGGAGTACCGGTCGGCCGAGCACCCGGACGAAAACTTCCTGAATCGCTATACTTTGCAAAACCTAATTAAAAAATACTCAGACTATATTCGTTATCCCATTAAAATGAACTTTGTCAAAGAAGAAAAACCGCTTGATGATGACGGTAAAGTTATTGAAGATGCGCCGGCTACCCAGACAGTTGAGGTCCGTACCCTCAACTCCATGGCGCCTCTCTGGACTAAAAACAAAAATGATATTACTCAGGAAGAATATCATCAATTATATAAAAATTTGTTTCATGCCTGGGAAGATCCCCTGGAAACAATCCATTCCAAGGTAGAGGGCGCAGTCGAGTATACCAGTTTATTATTTATTCCTGCCCATGCACCTTTTGATTTTTATCAGCGTGAAGCAACAACAGGGATCCGCTTATATTCTAAGAATGTGTTTATTATGGACAATTGCCAGGATCTTCTGCCTGAATACTTGCGTTTTGTTAAAGGCTTGGTGGATTCACCGGACTTCTCGCTTAACATTTCCCGCGAATTGCTCCAGCACAGTCAACAACTAAAACGGGTTGGCAAAAATCTTGAGAAAAGTGTGTTGAAAACACTCGAAAATCTATTAAGCAAAGACCGCCCCAAGTATGAAAAATTTTGGCTGGAATATGGTAAAGCCATTAAAACCGGTGTGTATTCCGACTATCAAAGCCGGGATAAATTAAAAGATTTGCTGCTGTTTAACACATCACAGGCGGCCGATGAGCTTACCAGTCTGGAAGATTATGTTAACCGGATGCCCCCAACCCAAAAAGTGATTTATTATGCTACCGGCAAAGACCGCTCGGCAGTCGAACGCCTGCCCCAAATGGAACTGCTGCGGGAAAAAGGGGTTGAGGTTCTCTATCTGTTTGACAGGGTCGATGAGTTTGCTATTGATGCCCTGCGTGAATATAAAGAGAAAAAATTTCAGTCAGTCAGCCGGGGCAAATTGGAACTTGACGATATTGATGCTGCTGAAGCCAAAAAAGACACTGCCGAATTAACCAAGGAAAATGAACCGCTGATTAAAGCCATCAAAGAACATCTCAACGGTAAGGTAGCCGATGTTAAGATCAGCAGCCGTCTAAAATCAAGTGCTGTTTGTCTGGTAAGTGATGATAATGGAATCAGCCTGTCTATGGAACAGATTCTGTCTGAGATGAATAAAACTATGTATAAAGCCAACCGGATTCTCGAAATTAATCCGGAGCATGAAATCTTTGCGGTAATAAAGAATTTATATCAAAATACACCCGAATCTGAAGCCTTCAAAGATTATTGCGACTTACTCTATGGACAAGCCTTGCTTATGGAAGGAATTGCGCCGGATGATCCAATCAGCTTTGCCAACAAAGTAGCCAGTTTAATGGCCCGCAGCAGCCACTAAGACGGTTATGCGCCTATCAGCTTTATCCTGGTAGGCGCTATCTTATTGAGCGAAAATCTGATGCGCAGACCTACATTGTTGAGTATCCATACCAGTTCGTATGAATACAATAGAAAGCAGCTAAAAAATGACTCTCGCTGATAATTCTTTCCAGGGATGGCCGGGAGCATAATGACTAAATATAATTTGGAACCATTTGTACACGGTTCTCCTTTCTCCCCTTCCCAATTACTGCCTGGGATGTATATATAATTATTTGCTAGGTTAAATTCTCTTGTGGAGGAACATATGAATCAGCAGGAACAGAATTTTGAGATTGACAGGCTGGCAAAAACACTCCGGCAGGTATCAGAACAAATCCAAATCAGCGAGCAGAGCTCCGACAACCAGCGGGATACATTGCAGGCTACCCTGCGCGACTATTGGAAATCGGGTGGCGGTAACTCTACTGATGAGGCCCAGTTTATTGAAACTATGGACCGCCAACGGGCCTTATCCACACACATACATTACTCAGCCCGCCACTTGCATAAAATGCTAAAATCACCTTATTTTGGACGTATTGATTTTACTGAGACTGACGAGCGCCGGCCTGAGATGATTTATATTGGTATCGGGAGCTTAAGTGATAAAGAAACCGGTAGTTTTCTGATTTACGACTGGCGGGCTCCGGTAGCAAGCATGTTTTATGATTATGGTCAGGGAGCGGCAGCATACCATTGTCCTGCAGGTACAATTACCGGGGTGATTAGTCTTAAGCGGCAGTTTAAAATTGTAAACGGACAAATAGAATACATGTTTGATTCTGACTTGAAAATTGATGATGAAATCCTCCAGCAGTTGCTAAGCAAAAGCGCCGATGATAAAATGCATACGATCGTCAATAGCATTCAGCGTGAACAAAATCAGATAATCCGCGATCAGGCGCATCGGGTATTATTTGTTGAGGGGCCTGCCGGCAGCGGCAAAACGTCGGCTGCTTTACACCGGGTGGCTTTTTTATTGTATCAGGACCGCGCCGGACTGACGTCCCAGAATGTGTTAATTCTTTCGCCCAACCACATCTTTGGTGATTATATCTCCAGTGTGTTGCCGGAAATTGGCGAAGAAAACGTTGTCCAAATGACATTTCAGGACTATGTTGCCCGATCGGCTGCCGAAATGCCTGTCCAGTTTGAAGCCCGTACCACCTATTTGGAGTATATGCTGACACCTAACCCGGATCCAAAACGAGTCGCTAATATACGTTTTAAATCATCCGAGTTTTTTTGTCAGGCTTTGCTTCGCTATCTGGACCGGCTGGCATCAGACCGGGTAGATAACTATCCGGCGATTACTGTGCGGGGTGAAACAATCTTTTATCAGGACGAATGGCGTCACTATTATACCGGCAGTTTTGCAATGATGCCGCCGGTGCTGCGGCTTGAAAAAATAAAAACAATTATCCAAAAGCGGCTAAGTGAAGTCATTCAGAGAATCCGCCAGGAAAAAATTGAAGAGATAATTATTGCCGGTGAAGAGATTAATGAAAAAGTAATTAAGGCACTGGCCCGAATTCAAACCAGGGATGAGCTGCGGGCAACAACTGACCAGCTTGAGCAACTGACCACACTGGATGTTCTTAATGAATATAAACAACTGTTTAAGCATAACCGATTATTGACAGAAACAGGTCTGGCTATCCCGGCAGACTGGGAAATTATTCAAAAACAGACCTGTGCCTTTCTTCAGAAGGGGCTTCTTCCTTATGAAGATATCCCGCCATTTTTATACTTCCAGGGTATATTGCAAGGTTTTCCTGCTAAACCTGATATCAAGCACGTCATAATCGATGAGGCCCAGGACTATACCAGTTTTCAATATAAAATTCTCGCTCAGTTGTTTCCCAACTGTTCCTGGACAATCGTCGGCGATCCTGCCCAGGCAGTACAGCCCTATCTGATGACTGCAAGCTTCAAGGAAGCAAGCACTAGCATCGGCGTCGAGAATACGCTGCTGTTCAGACTTACGAAAAGCTACCGCTCAACCCGTGAAATTCAGGCCTTGTGCCAAGCGTTACTCCCTGATGCAGGTGAAGTGTTCTCAGTGAACCGCTCCGGTCCGCTGCCGGTTATTGTACAAGTGCAGCAATCCCGGGAGCAAACTGCAGTTATTGCCAGTACCATACAGGCAATGCTGGACCAGGGCTGGCGTTCCATAGGGGTGATCACAAAGACCGCCGCCCAGGCAATGACCGTTTATCCAACTATCGATCATACTGTCAGGCCCAGCCTTGTTACTAAGGAAGATGATGAATTTTACCGGGGTGTTGTTGTTATGCCGGCCTATTTGGCCAAAGGGTTAGAATTTGATGCCGTATTGGTAGTAAATGCTGACGACATCAATTACAGTCATGATCAGGACCGGCATATACTGTATACCATCTGTACCCGGGCACTGCATCGCCTGGTTCTTTATTATACAGATACCCCCTCCCCGTTTATCGCCCGGCTTGATCCGGCGTTATACAAGAATAAGCCTGACTGGTAAAAGCAAAAGCTGCCTGCCGGCAGCTGCAAAATATGTATGTATTTATTTATTTACCGGGACCTTTAACATCTGGCCGGGATACACCTGGGCATTATTATTTAACTTATTTACCTGCCTGATTAAAAATACCTTTTCCCTGATGTCCTCTTTGGCGGTAACGTAGTTTGCCGCTATCTTCCAAACCGTATCACCTGGCTGGACATAGACTGTTTCATAGGCGTCTGCACCGGCAAAGGCACTTGAATTGGCTAAGGGGGTAATTATCAATAAACCGAGAACCAGGGACAGTGTCAATATAGCTTTCATTCAATACACACCTCGCTGAACTTATGTTCGATATAGGTTAATTGTAGCACAGTACGTATGTTCTGCGCAAGTATGTTCGATGATTTTTTTAATCCGGCTTATTCCGGTCCCTTGTAGCCGGGGCTGGCAGCAATCTTGATAATTGTTGATAAAATTTCAGAACTAATGTTCTCTTTTTTCCCTGTTTGTGGTACAATTGGGACGAGGTGATGTTGTGGCTGCTAATTCACTCAGCGCTAAGCAAAATCAGATATTAAGCTATATTAAAGAAAATCTCCGGGCCAAGGGGTATCCGCCTTCTGTACGTGAAATTGGTGAAGCGGTCGGCCTTAGCAGTAGTTCTACTGTGCATTCTCATTTAACAAAGCTTGAATCTTTGGGTTATATTAAACGGGACCCTACCAAACCCCGGGCTATTGACGTACTTGATGAGGCTCAGTGGCGGCAGAAAACAGTTATTCCGGTACCCTTAATCGGTATGGTGACAGCTGGTCAGCCTATATTAGCTATTGAAAATATTGAGGAAACCTACCCATTGCCGGCAGAACTGTTAGGTAGCGAAGATGATGTATTTATGTTGTCTGTTAAGGGGGACAGCATGGTTAATGCCGGTATTCTTGACGGCGATTACATACTGGTGAGGCAGCAAAGTAATGCCAATAATGGCGATATTATAGTAGCTTTAATTGATGATGAAGAGGCTACCGTAAAACGGTTCTACAAAGAGTCTGGCCGGATCCGGCTGCAGCCGGAGAATGATTTAATGGAGCCTATTTATGCGGAACAGGTAGCTATTGTTGGCAAGGTTGTAGGGCTATTCAGGAGTATGTAAGAAAACACAGGGGAATATAAAAGCAGATGACAAGCTGGCAATTGCCAGCTTGTCATCTGCTTAATTTTACTGCCAAACCGTTACATCCAGGTAACCGCCAATGGATTGCGGTCAACAAGCCTGTAATAGGGATATTGAGGATAGCCAACCATGACTGCCCCGGTGATAACCTTGCCTTTGGGGATGTTGAACAATTTTATCAGTGGTATATAATTTGCAAAGGCGCACATTTCAAAAAGCCCTGCCCAGCATGAACCTAAGCCGAGGGCCGGTGCAAAAAGCTCAAGATAGGCAAATGAAAATATCGTATTTTCTCTGGCATGGGCAAGAGCAGTTTCAGTAACGGCCAGGATTAAGTGTGGAGCTCCCCTGAGGATGGGGTCTTTTTCAGTTTCGTAATAGGAGCGAATATGATAATCAAAGCTCCAGTGTGTTTTGGGCTGTTCCTCCATCCAGTTTATGGTTGCAGCTGTAGCTTGTCGAAGTATTTTTGAGTCTTCAATAATTATGTATGATACCCCCTGACTGTTACTGCCGGTAGGTGCAAATCGCGCAATATCTATTAGTTTTAATAACTGATCACGGGGAACCGGCGTGTTTTTGTAGCGCCGGACAGAGCGGCGTGAGCGAAGGAACTCCCGGGCGTCTTTTTCACTTAGAACAGGAAATCTCTCTAATGTAACCTGGTTTGCCAACAGGGCTTTCTGATTATTAATGGCAGCCTGAGGACATACGGCCACACAGTGACCGCAGGCAATACAGGCCTGCGGCAAGATTTGCTCTATACCGGCAGTGCCTTTAATCAGAACTCCTACAGGGCATACTTCGGCGCAAATACCGCATTGAATACATCGCTGTTGATTTGTTTCCAGCAAACTCAAACTAACCACCTCTTAGCTTTTACCGTATTCCATAACGGCCGAATGATTCTGCTATAATAATAATCATTTATGCATAAATAAGCAAGTACGCACTTTTCTGTAGTATAGTATCCGATTGTATACTGAATGATATTTAAAAACCATCTAATGCTTTTCTTTATACCATAGCACCAGCAGAATAATATAAATCGTTAACAAAATCCCAACAAAATAATAATTCACGTAATCACCTCTCAAGATTATCATCTCAAGAAACAGTAAAAAAATACGAAAAGGCAGCCGGCATGTAACCCTGCCTGCTGCCAATCATAATTATTGGGGATTTATTGAGTTGATAATCAATCAAGGCCTGCTGATTCGGATCTGAGTCACCTCGCAGCCGGCAATTTCAATCTCCTTGTTTCTATATAAGGCAATTTTGCAAAAGCGCAGCAGGTTTGTTGGCAGATTTGCCACGTGCCATTTAGGTTTCATAGGTATTTTCCTTTCTAGGGGAAAGCCATAATACTTTATATATATTATATAGAAGAAAAGCAATGCAGTCCATTGGAATATATAGGTAGTATAATTCTGGCGGAAAATAAAAGAGCCGCCCCCGCGCACAGGAAACGGCTCGCACCGGTGACACACTCGGCCACTCGGTTATGGCCTTTGGCCATGGATACTATATAAACTTCCTTGCTCTGCCGGCGGTGCCGGTTAGCGCAACAAGTTTGATTTCATTATACATGTTGCGTTGCTTTTATTTGTTAAGTAGGGATTAATTATTTGTTAAGGGTTTGCCGACGGCGGGTCACCTCCTTTCTACATAATCCGTATAATAAAGTAACCGGTATTGTAAGGGTGGTGATAATTTGATTATTGATTTTGATGAACAAAAATTTAGAAGTGAAGTTAAAAATATGGTTCGCCCCTTAGGATTAAACAAACGTCAGGTTGAAGAAATTATTAATCAGGCCTTAATTGCGATTCGTAAGGCAAGTAAACCAGCAAAGCTGTAAATAGTACCGGTAGTGATTAGGCTGACAGGTAGTCAGCCTTTTTTATGTAACATCAGCTTTTTAAATCTATAAAACAGAAACCCAGAGCGCAGCACATAATCAATCAGATTTACCAGCCACACGCCGGCAATGCCCCAGTCGAAAGTAAAGCAGAGTACATAAATGCCGATGACGCGAATGATCCAGATGCCGGCAATCGTGCTGTACATCGGACTTTTCGTATCACCTGCCCCCTGCAGTGCTCCCGCTATAACCAGACTTACGGCTGTAAACGGCTGGGCAAAGGCATCAATCCGCAGCCCGATGGTCACCATATCGATTACCTTTTGCTCATTCGTAAACAACGGTCCCGCCATAGCCGCAAAAGCAAAATAGAGAATGCCAACAATCCCCATAAAGACGGCGGCAACACCCATGATGACGATTCCGTAATGATAAGCGTCATTTTTACGGTTAGCACCAACCTGATTGCCGACAATTGTTGTTGCCGCCACAGCAATTCCGTAGCCTGGCAGAAAGGCAAACTGAGAGATAATTCCGCCAAAAATAAAGGACGAATAAGCATCTGTTCCCAGCCGTACAATCAAACCGGCATAAAATAACTGCCCTAACCGCATAATCAGCCTCTCTGTAACAGCAGGGCCGGATATCTGCAATAATGGCCGGGTAAACTGACCTGCCCAGCCCTGGGCTAAAGTAAAAGCTATTTTTGACTTTTGAATATAAAAATAAAGTGCCAATACGCCAGCCAGCCGCGCAATCGTTGTAGCCCAGGCGGCCCCGGCAATTCCCCAGCCCTGCCAGTCGCCGCTACCAAAGATCAACAGATATGCTAAAATGATATGCAGCAAATTTACCCACAGGCCGACCTTCATTGGGGATGTCGTATCACTGGCGCTGCGTAGTATACTGCCCAATATCGTCATCAGGGAAATCAGCACAGACGGGATGGCCACAATCTGAAAATACTTTATTCCCACCTGCAGAACCTCAGGCTCAGTTCCCATATAGCGAAGCAAAGGTTCAGCAAATACTAATGTGACAACACCAAAAAACAAACCTAATAAAATAGCAAGCCAGGTTGATTGTCTGGCGATGGCTTTGGCCTTGCCGATATCTCCGGCCCCGAGGCAGCGGGCAATCAGTGAGGAGGACCCTATTCCCATCGCCATAAATACCGCAATATAAATGGCTACGATGGCATTGGTCACGCCCACGGCGGCAACTTCCTGCAAGCCGATTTTAGCAACAAACAGGGTATCAACAAACCCAACAATATTTAATAAAAAATTTTCGATTACAGTTGGCACAGCCAATGTCAATACTACCCGGACTTTCTCTTTCCATGTTTCGCTACTGACCGAATTAGGCATTTGCAAATCTCCCGGCCTTCATAGTATCATCCCAGTCCAGACTTACTGGGTT contains:
- a CDS encoding DNA recombination protein RmuC: MNDLFAGIVLILLIINGSLLLLILIKTHKSGQTDLAPFKQLAYNQERTEAMVRDELGKNRQELTFNTKALREELTMQLHSFTNANDQKFNRLIQLNEHKLDKIRETVEGKLTSIQSDNSKKLEEMRITVDEKLHATLEKRLGQSFQLVSERLELVHKGLGEMQQLASGVGDLKKVLSNVKTRGIWGEMQLASLLEQVLTPEQYAANVATKPGSQDRVEFAIRLPGKDKNDAVVWLPIDAKFPQEDYLRLLEAQEMSNPELVAGAAAGLEARIRQEAKTIKEKYIDPPNTTDFAILFLPVEGLYAEVLRRPGLCDSLQREYRINITGPTTLAALLNSLQMGFRTLAIEKRSSDVWSLLGAVKTEFGKFGDVLTKTKEKLDQASKQLDAATVRTRAIERKLKGVAQLPAPEMINVPEEYASGDAE
- a CDS encoding LysM peptidoglycan-binding domain-containing protein — its product is MKAILTLSLVLGLLIITPLANSSAFAGADAYETVYVQPGDTVWKIAANYVTAKEDIREKVFLIRQVNKLNNNAQVYPGQMLKVPVNK
- the htpG gene encoding molecular chaperone HtpG, which encodes MAQEAINKQTKEFQAETKQLLDLMVHSIYTNREIFLRELISNASDAIDKVRFEALTNHALLEDNADFEIFILPDEATNTLTIADNGMGMTYEEVIENIGTIAKSGTKAFLDKVKAAGSAADTELIGQFGVGFYSAFMVAEKVTLVTRAPGQSQGVRWESAGDGTYTIEEIEKETRGTTLILTLKEEYRSAEHPDENFLNRYTLQNLIKKYSDYIRYPIKMNFVKEEKPLDDDGKVIEDAPATQTVEVRTLNSMAPLWTKNKNDITQEEYHQLYKNLFHAWEDPLETIHSKVEGAVEYTSLLFIPAHAPFDFYQREATTGIRLYSKNVFIMDNCQDLLPEYLRFVKGLVDSPDFSLNISRELLQHSQQLKRVGKNLEKSVLKTLENLLSKDRPKYEKFWLEYGKAIKTGVYSDYQSRDKLKDLLLFNTSQAADELTSLEDYVNRMPPTQKVIYYATGKDRSAVERLPQMELLREKGVEVLYLFDRVDEFAIDALREYKEKKFQSVSRGKLELDDIDAAEAKKDTAELTKENEPLIKAIKEHLNGKVADVKISSRLKSSAVCLVSDDNGISLSMEQILSEMNKTMYKANRILEINPEHEIFAVIKNLYQNTPESEAFKDYCDLLYGQALLMEGIAPDDPISFANKVASLMARSSH
- a CDS encoding HelD family protein, encoding MNQQEQNFEIDRLAKTLRQVSEQIQISEQSSDNQRDTLQATLRDYWKSGGGNSTDEAQFIETMDRQRALSTHIHYSARHLHKMLKSPYFGRIDFTETDERRPEMIYIGIGSLSDKETGSFLIYDWRAPVASMFYDYGQGAAAYHCPAGTITGVISLKRQFKIVNGQIEYMFDSDLKIDDEILQQLLSKSADDKMHTIVNSIQREQNQIIRDQAHRVLFVEGPAGSGKTSAALHRVAFLLYQDRAGLTSQNVLILSPNHIFGDYISSVLPEIGEENVVQMTFQDYVARSAAEMPVQFEARTTYLEYMLTPNPDPKRVANIRFKSSEFFCQALLRYLDRLASDRVDNYPAITVRGETIFYQDEWRHYYTGSFAMMPPVLRLEKIKTIIQKRLSEVIQRIRQEKIEEIIIAGEEINEKVIKALARIQTRDELRATTDQLEQLTTLDVLNEYKQLFKHNRLLTETGLAIPADWEIIQKQTCAFLQKGLLPYEDIPPFLYFQGILQGFPAKPDIKHVIIDEAQDYTSFQYKILAQLFPNCSWTIVGDPAQAVQPYLMTASFKEASTSIGVENTLLFRLTKSYRSTREIQALCQALLPDAGEVFSVNRSGPLPVIVQVQQSREQTAVIASTIQAMLDQGWRSIGVITKTAAQAMTVYPTIDHTVRPSLVTKEDDEFYRGVVVMPAYLAKGLEFDAVLVVNADDINYSHDQDRHILYTICTRALHRLVLYYTDTPSPFIARLDPALYKNKPDW
- a CDS encoding TerC family protein, producing MDFWGSIGPEWFMALGSILLINLVLSGDNAVIIALASKNLPVAQRRKAILWGSLGAVILRIILTFVAAQLLEVPFLQFLGGLALLYISFSLLRDNSKERGYRKAASYREAIKIILVADLIMSLDNVLALAAISQTVPSGKYGLITMGLTTSIPLVVFGAQLLIKLMNRFPSIIYLGAGILGYAAAELIVSDEVVGTYLSKHVLFFKTGLTLAVIISGYLLKALTTKIKH
- a CDS encoding zinc metalloprotease HtpX is translated as MNTLKTTVLLAALTGLLVAVGAFFGGTKGMTLMFVISIVMNFASYWYSDKIVLKMYGAQEVTPQSAPDLLRLVSGLAQKARMPMPKVYIINTDVPNAFATGRDPEHGVVAVTTGIMRALNYEELEGVVAHELAHIKNRDTLISTIVASVAGVITMIANIAQWSAILGFGRSDDGEGGIGGIVEFVFLVVLAPLAATLIQFGVSRSREYIADETGGTVSGNPLALASALKKIEYYARHKVMPAATPATSHLFIVNPLSGARSMMVSLFSTHPSTADRVAKLEAQAKKAR